In one window of Rhinopithecus roxellana isolate Shanxi Qingling chromosome 15, ASM756505v1, whole genome shotgun sequence DNA:
- the LRRC55 gene encoding leucine-rich repeat-containing protein 55, with the protein MLRSSTFTDSGPRCNCLPVSQTLDSMDTVLMGSLQHCCCQLPKMGDTWAQLPWPGPPHPAMLLVSLLLAAGLMHSDAGTSCPVLCTCRNQVVDCSSQRLFSVPPDLPMDTQNLSLAHNRITAVPPGYLTCYMELRVLDLRNNSLMELPRGLFLHAKRLAHLDLSYNNFSHVPADMFQEAHGLVHIDLSHNPWLRRVHPQAFQGLVQLRDLDLSYGGLAFLSLEALEGLPGLVTLQIGGNPWVCGCTMEPLLKWLRNRIQRCTADSQLAECRGPPEVEGAPLFSLTEESFKACHLTLTLDDYLFIAFVGFVVSIASVATNFLLGITANCCHRWSKASEEEEI; encoded by the exons ATGCTCAGAAGCTCCACCTTCACAGACTCTGGCCCCAGATGTAACTGCCTTCCTGTGTCACAGACTCTCGATTCCATGGACACAGTCCTCATGGGCTCCCTCCAGCACTGCTGTTGCCAGCTGCCTAAGATGGGTGACACTTGGGCCCAGCTTCCCTGGCCCGGGCCACCCCACCCGGCAATGCTGCTGGTCTCCCTCCTCTTGGCAGCCGGGTTGATGCACTCGGATGCTGGCACCAGCTGCCCAGTCCTTTGCACATGCCGTAACCAGGTGGTGGATTGCAGCAGCCAGCGGCTATTCTCCGTGCCCCCAGACCTGCCAATGGACACCCAAAACCTCAGCCTGGCCCACAACCGCATCACAGCGGTGCCGCCTGGCTACCTCACATGCTACATGGAGCTCCGGGTGCTGGATTTGCGCAACAACTCCTTAATGGAACTGCCCCGGGGCCTCTTCCTTCATGCCAAGCGCTTGGCACATTTGGATCTGAGCTACAACAACTTCAGCCACGTGCCAGCTGACATGTTTCAGGAGGCCCATGGACTGGTCCACATCGACCTGAGCCACAACCCCTGGCTGCGGAGGGTGCACCCCCAGGCCTTCCAGGGCCTCGTGCAGCTCCGAGACCTGGACCTCAGCTATGGGGGCCTGGCCTTCCTCAGCCTGGAGGCTCTTGAGGGCCTACCGGGGCTGGTGACCTTGCAGATCGGCGGCAATCCCTGGGTGTGTGGCTGCACCATGGAGCCCCTTCTGAAGTGGCTGCGAAACCGGATCCAGCGCTGTACAGCAG ATTCTCAGCTGGCTGAGTGCCGGGGCCCCCCTGAAGTCGAGGGCGCCCCGCTCTTCTCACTCACTGAGGAGAGCTTCAAGGCCTGCCACCTGACCCTGACCCTGGATGATTACCTATTCATTGCATTCGTGGGCTTCGTGGTCTCCATCGCCTCTGTGGCCACCAACTTCCTCCTGGGCATCACCGCCAACTGCTGCCACCGCTGGAGTAAGGCCAGTGAAGAGGAAGAGATCTGA